The following are encoded together in the Clostridium sp. BJN0013 genome:
- a CDS encoding zeta toxin family protein produces MATYTIFAGVNGAGKTSIYESVYYKKNKNEKRINTDEMVARIGSWKDSNLQIKCAREAVKLTNYYIKNNISFNQETTLSGKSIVRNINKSKEKGFYVVMNFIGVDSPDIAKERVRIRVLKGGHGIAEDDIERRYYESLGNLKILMPVCDEINIYDNTKQIEQIAYLVNGDVKWRSENMPKWSMIILE; encoded by the coding sequence ATGGCTACATACACTATATTTGCGGGTGTTAATGGTGCCGGAAAAACTTCAATATATGAATCGGTTTATTATAAGAAAAATAAAAACGAGAAGAGAATAAACACAGATGAAATGGTAGCAAGGATAGGTTCATGGAAAGATAGTAATCTTCAAATTAAGTGTGCAAGGGAAGCAGTAAAACTTACAAATTACTATATAAAAAATAATATATCGTTTAATCAAGAAACAACTCTTTCAGGTAAAAGTATTGTTAGAAATATAAATAAATCAAAAGAAAAGGGATTCTATGTAGTTATGAACTTTATTGGAGTAGATAGTCCTGATATTGCCAAAGAAAGAGTTAGAATTAGAGTTTTAAAAGGCGGACATGGAATTGCAGAAGATGATATAGAAAGAAGATATTATGAATCATTAGGAAATTTAAAGATATTAATGCCTGTATGTGATGAAATAAATATATATGATAATACAAAGCAAATTGAGCAAATAGCTTATTTGGTTAATGGGGATGTTAAATGGAGAAGTGAGAATATGCCGAAATGGAGTATGATAATTCTAGAGTGA
- a CDS encoding radical SAM protein — protein sequence MKISKKDALIWFEFFSILPEEEEIMTKQQEIIYSTFAQIEAAIDHRNDMLMSKIKSLKTLENRTFFVGNESKFPKGCRSCLLGTGLSAIRKTNKCNIECKFCYNYGELEDIPPVGEGMWEIGGTKFYEKDIDLLLSIQQKPTGISYVYLEPFMEIEKYYSVIKKFSDAQIHQHLYTNGILAAEETLKALGEAGLNEIRFNLGASKCSDKVIENIGIAKKYIKNVGIETPMTPEFFEAFFKKKQAILETKLDFINCAELHLNENNIDNYYGENMYISRHGYISPIWSRELTLKFMKIADEEKWDLVVHDCSNYTKFARGLNLSSKEGKWFGASNYACEFSGIPYAVFLPILRDDNFKFLSEEELPDGYKPGEMIS from the coding sequence ATGAAAATTTCAAAGAAAGATGCGTTGATATGGTTTGAATTTTTTTCAATATTGCCTGAGGAAGAGGAAATTATGACAAAACAACAAGAAATCATTTACTCTACCTTTGCACAAATTGAGGCAGCGATCGATCATAGAAATGATATGTTAATGTCGAAAATTAAAAGTTTGAAAACTTTGGAGAATAGAACTTTTTTTGTGGGAAATGAAAGTAAATTCCCAAAAGGATGTCGTTCTTGTTTGTTGGGTACTGGTTTGAGTGCAATTAGGAAAACGAACAAATGTAACATAGAGTGTAAGTTCTGTTATAATTATGGAGAACTAGAAGATATTCCTCCAGTTGGCGAAGGTATGTGGGAAATTGGAGGTACAAAATTTTATGAGAAAGATATTGATTTACTTCTTTCGATCCAGCAGAAACCCACTGGCATTTCCTACGTTTATTTAGAGCCATTCATGGAAATTGAAAAATACTATTCGGTAATAAAGAAATTTAGTGATGCTCAAATTCATCAACATCTATATACAAATGGCATTTTAGCTGCGGAAGAGACATTGAAAGCATTAGGTGAAGCCGGTCTTAACGAGATACGTTTCAACCTGGGTGCTTCTAAGTGTTCAGACAAAGTGATTGAAAATATTGGAATAGCGAAAAAATATATTAAAAATGTAGGTATTGAAACTCCAATGACCCCTGAGTTTTTCGAAGCTTTTTTTAAGAAAAAGCAAGCTATCTTAGAGACAAAACTTGATTTTATCAATTGTGCAGAATTACATTTAAATGAGAATAACATAGATAATTATTATGGGGAAAACATGTATATTTCCAGACATGGCTATATATCTCCAATTTGGAGTAGAGAATTAACTCTGAAATTCATGAAAATAGCCGATGAAGAAAAGTGGGATTTAGTAGTTCATGATTGCTCAAACTATACAAAATTTGCTAGAGGTTTAAATTTGAGCAGCAAAGAGGGTAAGTGGTTCGGAGCCAGTAATTATGCCTGTGAGTTTTCTGGGATTCCATATGCAGTATTTTTACCAATACTGCGTGATGACAATTTCAAATTTTTAAGTGAAGAAGAATTGCCTGACGGCTATAAACCCGGAGAGATGATTTCTTAG
- a CDS encoding GNAT family N-acetyltransferase, whose translation MEQYNIKYIFISLNSKYYNEVVDLRYRVFYKPTNTPISAVFDTLEKRSYHLAAVLNDKVVGYMRLTVDDDIGQLSQFVIEENMRGKITVAKNLFELLVKKAKENNVHELWGEIRLPVTNIAKRYGFSVSNEIFPSSKTGILHRRIEKKI comes from the coding sequence ATGGAGCAATACAACATTAAATATATTTTTATTTCTTTAAATTCCAAATATTATAATGAAGTTGTTGATTTAAGATATAGAGTGTTTTATAAACCAACAAACACTCCAATAAGTGCGGTTTTTGATACTCTTGAAAAAAGGAGCTACCACCTGGCTGCTGTTTTAAATGATAAAGTAGTTGGATATATGCGACTTACTGTAGATGATGACATTGGACAATTGTCTCAATTTGTTATAGAAGAAAATATGAGAGGAAAAATTACTGTTGCTAAGAATCTATTTGAATTATTAGTTAAAAAGGCAAAAGAAAATAATGTGCATGAGCTTTGGGGAGAAATAAGATTGCCCGTTACCAATATAGCTAAAAGATATGGATTTTCCGTATCAAATGAAATATTTCCGTCATCAAAAACAGGCATTCTTCACAGAAGAATTGAAAAGAAAATTTAG
- a CDS encoding aldo/keto reductase, producing the protein MDLMKEKKFGYGCMRLPLLNKEDQTSFDYDLINKLFDTYLEKGFTYFDTAYTYHGYHGEEAVRKALIERHPRDSFQLATKLPLRDFKDNEDMERIFDEQLTNCGVDFFDYYLLHNMGSNVYQKCCKYGAFDFVVKKKTEGKIKVVGMSFHDTPELLEEILSEHGGGLDFIQLQINYIDWEQPNVQSCRCLEIANKYNKPVIVMEPCKGGNLVNIPKEAEKLMKDYNSTASTASWALRFAASQKGVFRVLSGMNSMEQVEDNTSFMANFISLNEEENAIIQKVTKIIDLNTAVQCTACEYCTHGCPKNIAIPKYFALYNSIMRTTGSFSSQMVYYNNIAINHGKASECIECKQCERACPQHLPITTYLKDVVEKFEKNSIIPTRK; encoded by the coding sequence ATGGATTTAATGAAAGAAAAAAAATTTGGTTATGGATGCATGCGATTGCCTTTGTTAAATAAGGAAGACCAGACTTCTTTTGACTATGACCTAATTAACAAGTTATTTGATACCTATTTAGAAAAGGGATTTACTTATTTTGATACTGCTTATACATATCATGGCTATCATGGTGAAGAAGCTGTGCGTAAGGCTTTGATAGAACGCCATCCCAGGGATTCATTTCAGTTGGCTACAAAATTACCGTTGCGTGACTTCAAAGATAATGAGGATATGGAACGCATTTTTGACGAACAGTTGACAAACTGTGGTGTTGATTTCTTTGATTATTATCTGCTGCATAATATGGGTTCTAATGTTTACCAAAAGTGCTGCAAATATGGTGCTTTTGACTTTGTTGTGAAAAAGAAAACAGAGGGTAAAATTAAAGTTGTCGGTATGTCTTTCCATGACACACCAGAGCTATTAGAGGAAATTTTATCAGAGCATGGTGGTGGATTGGATTTTATTCAACTGCAGATTAACTATATTGACTGGGAACAGCCAAATGTTCAATCATGTCGCTGCCTGGAAATTGCCAATAAGTACAATAAACCAGTAATTGTCATGGAACCTTGCAAAGGTGGAAATCTTGTAAATATACCAAAAGAGGCTGAAAAACTGATGAAAGACTATAATTCCACTGCTTCTACTGCAAGCTGGGCACTTCGTTTTGCAGCCAGTCAGAAGGGAGTATTTCGTGTATTAAGTGGAATGAACAGTATGGAACAGGTAGAGGATAATACCTCATTTATGGCAAATTTTATATCTTTAAATGAAGAAGAGAATGCCATTATTCAAAAGGTTACTAAAATCATTGATCTAAATACAGCCGTACAGTGCACTGCTTGTGAATATTGTACACATGGATGTCCAAAGAACATCGCTATTCCCAAATATTTTGCACTGTACAACAGCATTATGCGTACTACCGGTAGTTTTTCAAGTCAGATGGTATATTACAACAATATTGCTATTAACCATGGAAAAGCAAGTGAATGTATTGAATGTAAACAGTGTGAGCGTGCTTGTCCACAACATCTGCCAATTACTACATATTTGAAAGATGTTGTAGAAAAGTTTGAAAAGAACAGTATTATCCCTACAAGAAAATAA
- a CDS encoding flavodoxin, which yields MVKSLIAYFSHSGNTEVIASMIKENVGGDLFKIETVEKYPSNYNDVVNVARKEQDADSRPELARKVENMDFYDVIYIGFPNWWGTIPMGVFTFFESYDFSDKTIIPFCTHEGSGMGRSERDIKKLCPKSNVLRGLPIRGSSVHGAEKEVSCWLQR from the coding sequence ATGGTAAAAAGTTTAATTGCATATTTTTCGCATTCGGGAAATACGGAGGTAATCGCAAGTATGATAAAAGAGAATGTAGGTGGTGATCTGTTTAAAATTGAAACAGTAGAAAAATATCCATCAAATTATAATGATGTAGTTAATGTTGCAAGAAAAGAGCAGGATGCTGACAGCAGACCAGAGTTGGCAAGAAAAGTAGAAAATATGGATTTCTATGATGTAATTTATATTGGTTTTCCTAATTGGTGGGGTACGATTCCGATGGGTGTATTTACATTTTTCGAATCATATGATTTTTCAGATAAAACTATCATTCCATTCTGCACACATGAAGGAAGCGGAATGGGCCGAAGTGAACGTGATATTAAGAAACTTTGTCCAAAATCTAATGTTTTAAGGGGTTTGCCAATTAGAGGTAGTAGTGTGCATGGAGCAGAAAAAGAGGTATCATGTTGGCTTCAGAGATAA
- a CDS encoding cupin domain-containing protein, producing MKNLNDLSNSIIFPRGEKTPSVFARYFIGNSYLKMVVPVDSPLKCPIGNVTFEPGCRNNWHKHPGGQILLATGGRGWYQEEGKEARKLYPGDVVEILPNVKHWHGAAKDSWFVHLAIEADASAGPAEWLEPVTDEYYNKL from the coding sequence ATGAAAAATTTAAATGATTTAAGTAATAGTATAATTTTTCCAAGAGGCGAAAAAACTCCATCGGTATTTGCAAGGTATTTTATTGGTAATAGCTATCTCAAAATGGTTGTACCAGTTGATAGTCCATTAAAGTGCCCAATTGGGAATGTAACTTTTGAGCCAGGATGCCGTAATAATTGGCATAAACATCCAGGAGGACAGATTCTTTTAGCTACTGGCGGAAGAGGATGGTATCAAGAAGAAGGAAAAGAGGCACGCAAACTTTATCCAGGAGATGTAGTAGAAATACTTCCAAATGTGAAACACTGGCATGGAGCAGCAAAAGACAGCTGGTTTGTACATTTAGCAATAGAAGCAGATGCATCAGCAGGCCCAGCAGAATGGTTGGAACCAGTAACAGACGAATATTATAACAAACTATAA
- a CDS encoding GNAT family N-acetyltransferase, with product MIEIYEYKNDYKDEITQMILKIQQEEYNLPITANDQPDLANIETFYQQNNGNFWADINKQVVIGTIAIRNIDNKNAMLRKMFVKQEYRGKDVGVSNNLLLKLLDWAKQKNLTRIFLGTTPQFLAAHRFYEKNGFKEIDKKELPANFLIMDVDKKFYCYSL from the coding sequence ATGATAGAAATATATGAATATAAAAATGATTATAAGGATGAAATTACTCAAATGATTTTAAAGATTCAGCAGGAAGAATATAATTTACCAATAACAGCAAATGACCAACCGGATTTAGCAAATATAGAAACTTTTTATCAACAAAATAATGGTAATTTTTGGGCAGATATTAATAAGCAGGTAGTTATAGGAACTATTGCCATAAGGAATATCGACAATAAAAATGCTATGCTTAGAAAAATGTTTGTTAAGCAGGAATATAGAGGAAAAGACGTGGGAGTATCAAACAACCTTCTGTTGAAATTACTTGATTGGGCAAAACAGAAAAATCTTACTAGAATATTTTTAGGGACAACACCTCAATTCTTAGCAGCTCATAGATTCTATGAAAAAAATGGATTTAAGGAAATTGACAAGAAAGAATTGCCTGCTAATTTTCTGATTATGGATGTGGATAAAAAATTTTATTGCTATAGTTTGTAA
- a CDS encoding tyrosine-type recombinase/integrase produces the protein MSKTVIALGFICATALGLTAMVIVGTYFKDKIEIKGSNFYIPLQVALNTGMRAGEVCGLTWDCVNLEDKFIKAEKILIGKGKCIWEFGTPKTFRRYTCHPKINYGGKWVGKPIFYIALFCIIIGIPYYPSYTLHIILAIK, from the coding sequence TTGAGTAAAACTGTTATTGCATTAGGATTTATATGTGCTACAGCACTTGGCTTAACAGCTATGGTGATTGTAGGAACATATTTTAAAGATAAGATTGAAATTAAAGGAAGTAATTTTTACATTCCTCTCCAGGTAGCCCTTAATACCGGAATGAGAGCAGGTGAAGTATGTGGTCTTACTTGGGACTGTGTAAATTTAGAAGACAAATTTATAAAGGCCGAGAAAATATTAATTGGCAAGGGTAAATGTATATGGGAATTTGGCACACCCAAAACTTTTAGAAGGTATACTTGCCACCCAAAAATAAATTACGGTGGCAAATGGGTGGGAAAACCTATTTTTTATATTGCTTTATTCTGTATAATCATTGGTATTCCTTACTATCCTAGTTATACACTCCACATTATTTTGGCAATAAAATGA
- a CDS encoding phage major capsid protein — protein MSMKELLEKLTNLETESKNLINKQDATAEEITAKLSEIKAHKAKIEAQKEIDALEEQRQKQAQIPVNEPIYAKPKDPNEKKWKGGVGEFLQAVATASSPGGKMDNRLVYQNLATGLNESVTSEGGFMLYNDFIQGLFDAMMAESQVANRIRMIPIGANTNRLMVLCYVVDDLLQDATALEAIVKQAYADEMSFKIDDAIINGTGVGMPLYTL, from the coding sequence ATGTCAATGAAAGAATTGTTAGAAAAGCTTACCAATTTAGAAACAGAGTCTAAAAACCTCATAAATAAACAGGACGCAACAGCCGAGGAAATCACTGCGAAGCTTTCTGAAATTAAGGCACATAAAGCTAAAATTGAAGCACAAAAAGAAATCGATGCATTAGAGGAACAAAGGCAAAAGCAGGCACAAATACCTGTAAATGAGCCAATATATGCAAAGCCTAAAGATCCTAATGAAAAGAAATGGAAGGGAGGTGTGGGAGAATTTCTCCAGGCAGTAGCAACGGCATCTTCACCCGGTGGAAAAATGGATAACAGGCTGGTATACCAGAATTTAGCCACAGGTTTAAATGAAAGTGTAACTTCTGAAGGAGGCTTTATGCTGTATAATGATTTTATACAGGGACTGTTTGATGCAATGATGGCAGAAAGTCAGGTGGCAAATAGAATAAGGATGATTCCCATAGGTGCAAATACCAATAGATTAATGGTACTTTGCTATGTTGTAGATGACCTGCTCCAGGATGCCACAGCCCTTGAAGCAATAGTAAAACAGGCCTATGCAGATGAAATGTCCTTTAAAATTGACGATGCCATAATAAATGGAACTGGAGTTGGAATGCCCCTTTACACCTTATAA